A DNA window from Paenibacillus andongensis contains the following coding sequences:
- a CDS encoding protein kinase domain-containing protein yields the protein MTTWYEDAFRPGSEIQGKWNGRMYVVERLLGAGSNGVVALVRRGAARFALKAGHETVDHQSEINSLLAISLTETSFKNFLIDADDMTINGKEVSFYVMRYIEGMTISDFIHKRGQDWIYVIGSNLLRKLTEVHKSGYVFGDLKIENMIVSNYGDVDLIDFGGVTPKGRAIKQLTEVYDRGFWNMGERVAEESYDLFSFAILLLKSLDQRKRFTGLSKMLPQNRDLDQLMIIIRENSVAAHLAPFLHKALNSEFNSSQEAYQYWRTLVSGKKITQSTLQMPWLKICFAASIFIFGVTLYVYW from the coding sequence GTGACTACGTGGTATGAAGACGCCTTCCGCCCAGGATCAGAAATCCAAGGGAAATGGAACGGCCGGATGTATGTGGTCGAACGTTTATTAGGTGCTGGTTCCAATGGTGTAGTGGCTCTCGTACGAAGAGGAGCTGCTAGATTTGCGCTAAAAGCAGGTCATGAGACGGTTGATCATCAGTCGGAGATTAATTCCTTGCTTGCCATATCCCTGACAGAAACGTCGTTCAAGAACTTTTTAATAGATGCCGATGATATGACGATAAATGGGAAAGAAGTCTCCTTCTATGTCATGCGCTATATTGAGGGTATGACGATTTCTGATTTTATACATAAACGCGGTCAGGATTGGATCTATGTGATTGGATCTAACCTGCTTCGAAAGTTAACAGAAGTTCACAAAAGCGGCTATGTTTTCGGTGATTTGAAGATCGAGAATATGATCGTTTCCAATTATGGCGATGTGGATCTCATTGATTTTGGGGGTGTGACTCCTAAAGGCAGAGCGATTAAGCAGTTAACCGAAGTGTATGACCGAGGCTTTTGGAATATGGGGGAGCGGGTTGCGGAAGAAAGCTACGATCTATTTTCATTTGCCATTTTACTATTAAAATCGCTGGATCAACGCAAACGTTTCACTGGTTTATCCAAAATGCTGCCTCAAAACCGAGATTTAGATCAACTAATGATCATTATACGTGAAAATTCAGTTGCTGCTCATCTCGCACCGTTTCTTCATAAAGCATTGAATAGTGAGTTTAATTCTTCGCAAGAAGCCTATCAGTACTGGAGGACGTTGGTCTCCGGGAAGAAGATTACACAGTCAACACTCCAAATGCCATGGCTGAAAATATGCTTCGCTGCTTCTATTTTTATTTTTGGTGTAACGCTCTATGTGTACTGGTAG
- the tilS gene encoding tRNA lysidine(34) synthetase TilS — MEIDLVAKVEQRIIEEQLVDPGDVVVVAVSGGPDSVALLHVLFALARRYNWQLIVAHVNHQFRGAESDAEASFVGNLADELGIPCEIGVIDVPAYIEETSLNGQAAAREKRYGFLHEIAAKYSASRIAIAHHADDQAETVMMRILRGTGPSGLVGMPERRREKKVELIRPFLRIYKADIVNYCAQHEMTYCKDSSNELRKYFRNQIRLDVMPMLKQYNEQLPESLNRLTDLMRAEDDYLAKEAEQVFRRITTFQQACCRIKRRDFTELHVALQRRLIKLILNCLCLERDRLDFTRIESMRELILQDQVSNQVLQVDEQVYIVREYESIQFQTFAPSPKPYAYEVGVDTSELCLPEVEAKLICSWMPASSKETAAYSSSATDVFLDLDQLNLPLVVRSRRSGDRFEPHGLNGSKKVKDMFIDAKMPLSRRDVIPLLVDASGQILWIAGFRRSKHALVGPDTVRVLHMKLVLK; from the coding sequence ATGGAAATCGATCTTGTTGCCAAGGTGGAACAGCGAATTATTGAAGAACAACTCGTCGATCCAGGAGATGTGGTGGTCGTTGCGGTATCAGGAGGACCTGATTCCGTGGCGCTGCTTCATGTCCTTTTTGCCCTTGCTAGGCGTTATAACTGGCAGCTCATTGTTGCGCATGTAAATCATCAATTCCGCGGCGCGGAATCGGATGCGGAAGCCTCCTTTGTAGGGAATCTTGCAGATGAACTCGGGATTCCGTGTGAAATCGGCGTTATTGATGTGCCTGCCTATATAGAGGAAACGTCGCTAAATGGACAAGCCGCGGCACGTGAGAAGCGCTACGGATTCCTACATGAGATCGCAGCGAAATACAGCGCTAGTCGTATTGCCATCGCTCATCATGCGGATGATCAAGCCGAAACTGTCATGATGCGGATTCTGAGAGGGACAGGCCCTTCAGGCCTGGTTGGCATGCCGGAACGCCGGCGCGAAAAAAAAGTGGAACTGATTCGTCCGTTTTTACGTATATACAAAGCAGATATTGTGAATTATTGCGCTCAGCATGAAATGACGTATTGTAAGGACAGCAGCAATGAGCTGCGGAAGTATTTTCGCAATCAGATTCGGCTTGATGTGATGCCGATGCTGAAGCAGTATAATGAGCAACTTCCAGAGTCACTGAATCGATTGACGGATTTGATGCGAGCTGAGGATGATTATTTGGCCAAAGAAGCCGAGCAGGTTTTTCGCCGAATAACGACTTTCCAGCAAGCCTGCTGCCGCATAAAAAGACGTGATTTCACTGAGCTGCACGTTGCTTTACAAAGGCGTTTGATTAAATTAATATTAAACTGTCTTTGTTTGGAAAGAGATCGGTTGGATTTTACACGAATTGAAAGTATGCGTGAGTTGATATTACAGGATCAGGTTTCTAATCAAGTCCTTCAGGTGGATGAACAGGTTTATATTGTGAGAGAATATGAATCTATTCAATTTCAGACCTTCGCTCCTTCCCCGAAGCCTTATGCTTATGAGGTTGGAGTGGATACAAGCGAGCTGTGCCTGCCGGAAGTGGAAGCCAAACTGATCTGCTCATGGATGCCGGCTAGTTCGAAGGAGACAGCTGCTTATTCCTCATCTGCAACGGACGTGTTTTTGGATCTAGATCAACTTAACTTGCCGCTTGTTGTAAGGAGCCGCAGGTCAGGAGATCGGTTTGAGCCGCATGGTTTAAATGGGTCCAAAAAAGTAAAGGATATGTTCATTGATGCCAAAATGCCGCTAAGCCGGCGTGATGTCATCCCACTGTTAGTCGATGCTTCCGGGCAAATCCTCTGGATTGCTGGCTTTCGTAGGTCCAAGCACGCTCTGGTTGGGCCGGATACAGTACGTGTACTTCATATGAAGCTAGTGCTGAAGTAA
- the hpt gene encoding hypoxanthine phosphoribosyltransferase, with translation MYSDIQEVLYSEEQIQGKIKELGEKLSIDYEGKNPLVICVLKGAFIFMADLVKQIRVPLELDFMAVSSYGQSTKSSGVVKIIKDLDVPVEGRHILIVEDIIDSGLTLSYLIDVLERRNAKTISVVALFNKPARRTVDLEPEYTGYVLPDEFVVGYGLDYAEKYRNLPFIGILKPEIYSS, from the coding sequence TTGTACAGCGACATTCAAGAAGTTCTTTACAGTGAAGAACAGATTCAAGGCAAGATTAAAGAATTAGGAGAGAAGCTCTCCATCGATTACGAAGGTAAGAACCCGTTGGTTATCTGTGTGCTTAAGGGAGCTTTCATTTTCATGGCTGATCTTGTAAAGCAAATCAGAGTACCATTGGAACTCGATTTCATGGCTGTTTCCAGCTATGGTCAATCCACGAAATCTTCTGGTGTTGTCAAGATTATTAAAGATCTTGATGTTCCCGTAGAAGGACGTCATATTCTTATCGTGGAGGACATTATCGATAGCGGTTTAACGCTGAGTTATCTGATAGATGTGCTAGAGCGACGCAATGCTAAGACGATTTCGGTCGTTGCGCTGTTTAATAAACCGGCACGCAGAACGGTGGACCTCGAACCTGAATACACAGGTTATGTGCTTCCAGATGAGTTCGTTGTCGGATATGGTCTGGATTATGCAGAGAAGTATCGCAACCTTCCATTTATCGGCATATTGAAACCAGAGATCTATAGTAGCTAA
- the ftsH gene encoding ATP-dependent zinc metalloprotease FtsH gives MNRIIRNTGFYLLIFLVTVGIVHFISTQNEQKELITYDKFRQAVVNKNVESVTLKFDGYTYLIKGKYINPPSGADKKSFETHAPFEPMVVQLIEANGVPSETYETMERDSVWISFLTSIIPFVIIFILFFFLLNQAQGGGGKVMNFGKSRARLYNEEKKRVTFEDVAGADEEKQELIEVVEFLKDPRKFAAVGARIPKGVLLNGPPGTGKTLLARAVAGEAGVPFFSISGSDFVEMFVGVGASRVRDLFENAKKNSPCIIFIDEIDAVGRQRGAGLGGGHDEREQTLNQLLVEMDGFGANEGIIIVAATNRPDILDPALLRPGRFDRQITVDRPDIKGREAVLKVHARNKPLAKDVKLDSLSRYTTGFTGADLENLLNEAALIAARRNRKDISMAEIEEAFDRIIVGTQKKSRIISEAEKRIVAYHEAGHAIIGYYAENADMVHKVTIVPRGRAGGYVMMLPKEGEDRMMQTKNELLDKVTGLLGGRVSEELFIGEIGTGAYSDFQKATGIVRRMIMEYGMSDKLGPMQFGSSQGQVFLGRDIGHEQNYSDAIAYEIDQEMQNFIRTCYDRARAMLTEHADQIHLVAKTLLEKETLDKDEIIELLEKGRLNASGDDEEVKVNIQGQSQSSESNKLELNKDKDSNSDHSEE, from the coding sequence ATGAATCGAATTATCCGGAATACCGGCTTTTATTTACTTATATTTTTGGTTACTGTAGGTATCGTCCATTTCATTAGTACCCAAAACGAGCAAAAGGAGTTAATTACTTACGATAAATTCCGCCAAGCGGTTGTTAACAAAAATGTGGAATCCGTGACCTTAAAGTTTGATGGATACACATATTTGATTAAAGGTAAGTACATTAACCCGCCAAGTGGTGCTGATAAGAAGAGCTTCGAAACCCATGCTCCATTCGAGCCTATGGTCGTTCAGCTGATTGAAGCGAATGGCGTTCCATCAGAAACGTACGAGACTATGGAACGGGATAGCGTTTGGATTAGCTTCCTAACTTCGATCATCCCATTCGTCATTATCTTCATCTTGTTTTTCTTCCTGTTAAATCAGGCTCAGGGTGGCGGCGGCAAAGTGATGAACTTCGGCAAAAGCCGTGCCCGCTTATATAATGAGGAGAAAAAGCGTGTCACATTTGAAGACGTGGCAGGTGCTGACGAAGAGAAGCAAGAATTGATCGAGGTTGTCGAATTCCTCAAAGATCCACGGAAATTCGCAGCTGTCGGTGCTAGAATTCCTAAAGGGGTTCTGCTCAATGGTCCTCCGGGAACTGGTAAAACCCTTCTTGCGCGAGCTGTCGCTGGCGAAGCAGGCGTGCCATTCTTCAGTATTTCAGGTTCTGACTTCGTTGAGATGTTCGTCGGTGTCGGTGCTTCCCGTGTTCGTGACTTGTTCGAGAACGCGAAGAAGAACTCACCTTGTATCATTTTTATCGATGAGATCGATGCTGTAGGTCGTCAACGTGGCGCTGGTTTAGGCGGCGGACATGACGAGCGCGAACAAACACTCAATCAATTGCTCGTAGAAATGGACGGCTTTGGCGCTAACGAAGGTATCATTATCGTTGCTGCGACTAACCGCCCAGACATCCTTGACCCAGCCTTACTGCGTCCAGGTCGTTTCGACCGTCAAATCACGGTAGATCGTCCGGACATCAAAGGCCGCGAAGCTGTACTGAAAGTACATGCTCGCAACAAACCACTTGCCAAAGACGTGAAGCTTGACTCCTTGTCTCGCTATACGACTGGATTCACAGGTGCTGATCTCGAGAATTTATTGAACGAAGCAGCTTTGATTGCTGCTCGTCGTAACCGTAAAGATATTTCGATGGCTGAAATCGAAGAAGCTTTTGACCGTATTATTGTAGGTACGCAGAAGAAAAGTCGGATTATCAGCGAAGCTGAGAAACGCATTGTCGCTTATCATGAAGCCGGACACGCGATCATTGGTTATTATGCAGAGAATGCCGATATGGTGCACAAAGTTACAATCGTTCCGCGCGGACGCGCTGGCGGTTATGTCATGATGCTGCCTAAAGAAGGCGAAGATCGCATGATGCAGACGAAGAACGAATTGCTGGATAAAGTAACAGGACTCCTGGGAGGCCGCGTTTCCGAAGAACTATTTATCGGAGAAATCGGCACTGGGGCTTATAGTGACTTCCAGAAAGCAACAGGTATTGTTCGTCGCATGATCATGGAATACGGAATGAGCGATAAGCTGGGACCCATGCAGTTCGGCAGCTCGCAAGGCCAAGTGTTCTTAGGCCGCGATATCGGACATGAACAAAACTACAGTGATGCGATTGCTTATGAGATTGATCAAGAGATGCAAAACTTTATTCGCACTTGTTATGACCGTGCTCGTGCGATGCTTACGGAGCATGCGGATCAGATTCATCTCGTAGCCAAAACGTTGCTTGAGAAAGAAACACTCGATAAAGACGAAATCATCGAGCTTCTTGAGAAAGGCAGATTGAATGCAAGCGGAGATGACGAAGAGGTCAAAGTGAACATTCAAGGGCAAAGCCAATCTAGCGAAAGCAACAAATTGGAGCTAAACAAAGATAAAGATTCCAATTCGGACCATTCCGAAGAGTAA
- the nadA gene encoding quinolinate synthase NadA, whose protein sequence is MEALAIERKAEQNRELKERLLQLKKERNAIILAHYYQRDEVQEVADFRGDSFLLAQKAAQTDADVIVFCGVHFMGESAKILAPNKTVIIPDERAGCPMADMVNVEGLRALKRQHPNAKVVAYINTSADVKSETDICCTSANAINVINSVDSDEIIWVPDKNLGDYVSKFTSKKVIIWEGYCNTHDMLTVKDVEEMRAQYPNAQFVVHPECRPEVVKLGDFVGSTTAIIKYCKESDCKEFIVGTEDGTGYQLRLDSPDKQFHFATKYLVCPNMKVNNLKKIVKCLETMQPEIYVPEDVADKARLSLERMLQVK, encoded by the coding sequence ATGGAAGCTCTAGCTATTGAACGCAAAGCCGAGCAGAACCGTGAACTTAAAGAACGGTTGCTGCAGCTAAAGAAAGAACGGAATGCTATTATTCTTGCTCATTATTATCAACGTGACGAAGTTCAAGAGGTTGCCGATTTCCGGGGGGATTCCTTTCTGCTCGCGCAGAAGGCCGCACAAACCGATGCAGATGTAATTGTATTCTGTGGCGTACATTTCATGGGGGAAAGTGCTAAGATTCTTGCTCCTAACAAAACTGTCATTATTCCTGACGAACGTGCAGGCTGCCCGATGGCGGATATGGTGAATGTGGAAGGTCTACGTGCTCTGAAACGCCAGCACCCTAATGCCAAAGTTGTTGCTTACATTAATACATCTGCGGATGTGAAATCAGAAACAGATATTTGCTGTACGTCGGCAAATGCCATCAATGTCATCAATTCCGTCGATTCAGATGAGATCATCTGGGTACCGGATAAAAATTTGGGCGACTATGTATCAAAATTCACAAGCAAAAAAGTGATCATCTGGGAAGGCTACTGCAATACGCATGATATGCTGACCGTTAAAGATGTAGAAGAAATGAGAGCCCAATACCCGAATGCTCAGTTCGTTGTTCATCCGGAATGTCGCCCAGAAGTTGTTAAACTGGGAGATTTCGTCGGAAGTACGACAGCGATTATCAAATATTGCAAAGAGTCGGATTGCAAAGAGTTTATCGTTGGAACGGAAGATGGAACGGGGTATCAGCTTCGTCTGGACAGTCCAGATAAACAGTTCCATTTTGCAACCAAATACTTGGTATGCCCGAATATGAAAGTAAACAATTTGAAGAAAATTGTGAAGTGTCTTGAGACGATGCAGCCAGAGATTTACGTGCCAGAAGATGTAGCCGATAAAGCGAGATTGTCCTTAGAGCGCATGTTACAAGTAAAGTAG
- the nadB gene encoding L-aspartate oxidase, which produces MIPRYLVDVDLDSIPHVHTDVIVIGAGIAGLFTALRASENKKVLMITKKSLLDSNTRYAQGGIAAVISDEDSPEYHMQDTLIAGAGLCSPEAVDVLVHEGPNGVQDLIRMGTQFDLENGEFALTKEGAHSQRRILHAHGDATGAEIVRALSERTKQDPNIEIWDDHFVIDLITQDGECYGALVQKPGGQRVFVRGNATILCSGGAGQLFRYTTNPDIATGDGIAIAHRAGAQIQDVEFIQFHPTALCYPGAPRFLISEAVRGEGAYLRNIKGERFMEHYHPQLELAPRDVVARAIVDEMENCKSTFVYIDITHESEELIKHRFPTIYEYCLNYGLDMSTDWIPVAPAAHYMMGGVKTDLHGETIVRRLFACGEVSSTGVHGANRLASNSLSEAIVFGRRIIERIQELPPLEGNIQIRAESKAPRTEIPNQAVVEKKLKLQKVMLRYAGLKRSAKGLQKGYDELARQLSIFGSLMTKREDYEFANLLNCALLTTTAALAREESRGGHYREDFPERDDQAWKKHIVFKRGEDSIEEWI; this is translated from the coding sequence ATGATTCCTAGATACCTCGTAGATGTAGATTTAGATTCCATTCCTCATGTACATACAGATGTTATTGTGATTGGCGCGGGCATTGCAGGTTTATTCACTGCTCTTCGTGCTAGTGAAAATAAGAAAGTGCTGATGATTACGAAGAAATCACTCCTCGACAGTAACACACGCTATGCACAAGGCGGAATTGCTGCTGTTATATCGGACGAGGATTCACCGGAATATCATATGCAGGATACATTGATTGCAGGTGCAGGTCTATGTTCGCCGGAGGCGGTAGACGTTCTCGTTCATGAGGGCCCTAACGGCGTTCAGGACCTCATTCGGATGGGTACCCAGTTTGATCTTGAGAACGGGGAGTTCGCTTTGACCAAAGAGGGGGCGCACAGTCAGCGTCGAATTTTGCATGCGCATGGCGACGCCACGGGCGCAGAGATTGTACGAGCTCTTTCGGAACGCACGAAGCAAGATCCGAACATTGAGATCTGGGACGATCACTTCGTGATCGACCTAATCACGCAAGACGGCGAGTGCTACGGTGCTCTCGTGCAGAAACCTGGCGGTCAGCGCGTGTTTGTGCGCGGCAACGCCACGATCCTTTGCTCCGGTGGTGCGGGACAGCTGTTCCGCTACACAACGAATCCTGACATCGCCACAGGCGATGGGATCGCAATTGCTCATCGCGCCGGTGCGCAGATTCAGGATGTGGAATTCATTCAATTCCACCCTACGGCGCTTTGCTACCCTGGTGCTCCGCGCTTCCTAATCTCGGAAGCGGTGCGTGGCGAGGGAGCTTATCTGCGCAATATCAAGGGAGAGCGCTTCATGGAGCATTACCATCCCCAGCTTGAGCTAGCGCCAAGGGATGTTGTGGCTCGTGCCATTGTCGACGAGATGGAGAATTGTAAATCGACCTTCGTCTATATTGACATAACGCACGAATCCGAGGAATTAATCAAACATCGATTTCCGACGATATATGAATATTGCCTCAACTACGGTCTAGATATGAGCACCGACTGGATTCCGGTTGCTCCGGCAGCTCATTATATGATGGGCGGCGTCAAGACTGATCTTCATGGAGAAACGATCGTCCGCCGTCTTTTCGCTTGTGGGGAAGTGTCTTCTACAGGTGTACATGGCGCTAATCGATTAGCCAGTAACTCCTTATCTGAAGCCATTGTGTTTGGTAGAAGAATCATTGAACGGATTCAGGAGCTCCCTCCTTTGGAAGGTAATATTCAAATACGTGCTGAATCAAAAGCGCCAAGAACGGAAATCCCGAATCAGGCCGTTGTCGAGAAAAAGCTTAAGCTGCAGAAGGTTATGCTGCGTTACGCGGGGCTGAAACGTTCAGCCAAAGGCTTGCAAAAAGGCTATGACGAATTGGCAAGACAACTATCTATCTTCGGTTCTTTGATGACGAAACGTGAAGATTATGAGTTTGCGAATTTACTCAATTGTGCACTTCTAACGACAACAGCTGCTCTAGCCCGAGAGGAAAGTCGCGGCGGTCATTACCGGGAAGATTTCCCTGAACGGGATGATCAAGCATGGAAGAAGCATATAGTTTTTAAGCGCGGGGAAGATAGCATTGAGGAGTGGATTTAA
- the nadC gene encoding carboxylating nicotinate-nucleotide diphosphorylase, translating into MLDLNMELIRKHIRLWLEEDIGTGDVTTLTTIPLEHASKGIIHVKEDGIVCGLRIAQEVFAVVDASLRFETKVVEGSSVNKGTILAEVEGNTRSILLGERLSLNLMQRLSGIATKTREFVDALEGVPTRLVDTRKTTPGHRLLEKYAVRVGGGHNHRFGLYDAVMIKDNHIKGSGGITQAIQAARQQIPHTMKIEVEVENFDQLHEALAAGADIIMLDNMIPAKMKEAVTIIKSKAPHIVVEGSGSVTPQTIKAMAETGVDVISVGRLTYSVAALDISLDLNEQKEAAL; encoded by the coding sequence ATGTTGGATTTAAATATGGAACTCATTCGTAAACATATTCGGCTTTGGCTGGAAGAGGATATTGGAACCGGCGATGTCACGACTCTGACAACGATCCCTTTGGAACATGCGTCCAAAGGGATTATCCACGTCAAAGAAGACGGAATTGTCTGTGGACTCCGAATCGCCCAAGAAGTTTTTGCTGTGGTCGATGCTTCTCTTCGTTTTGAAACCAAAGTAGTTGAAGGATCGTCTGTTAATAAAGGGACCATACTAGCTGAAGTAGAAGGCAATACGCGTAGTATTCTGCTAGGTGAACGATTAAGCCTTAATTTGATGCAGCGATTATCAGGAATTGCAACCAAGACTCGTGAGTTTGTCGATGCTTTAGAAGGCGTGCCGACTAGACTTGTCGATACACGGAAGACGACGCCGGGACACAGACTGCTTGAGAAGTATGCTGTACGAGTGGGTGGTGGTCATAATCACCGATTTGGACTCTATGATGCTGTGATGATTAAAGATAATCATATTAAGGGTTCGGGCGGCATCACACAAGCTATACAAGCGGCCAGGCAGCAGATCCCCCACACGATGAAGATCGAGGTGGAGGTCGAGAATTTTGACCAATTGCACGAAGCATTAGCAGCTGGTGCGGATATCATCATGCTCGATAATATGATTCCTGCGAAGATGAAAGAAGCAGTTACAATAATTAAAAGTAAAGCACCGCATATTGTAGTAGAGGGCTCAGGTTCTGTGACACCTCAGACCATTAAAGCGATGGCGGAAACGGGCGTCGATGTGATCTCCGTTGGGCGCTTGACGTATTCGGTTGCGGCGCTGGACATCTCGTTAGATCTGAATGAGCAGAAGGAGGCGGCACTATGA
- a CDS encoding type III pantothenate kinase, with product MILVIDVGNTNIVLGLYQDRTLLHHWRVSTNRSATVDEYGMLLHSLFQHSGISFAQVEGVIVSSVVPPLMNVMENLCLHYLKRTPFIVGPGIKTGLNVRVDNPKEVGADRIVNAVAALELYGAPCIIVDFGTATTYDYIDPSQQLVGCAIAPGIGISTEALYQKAAKLPRIELVKPKSVVGRNTVAAMQAGIIFGYVGQVDGIVERVIQEFNVNPTVIATGGLAELISSESRTIQIVNPLLTLQGLQMIYEKNA from the coding sequence ATGATACTTGTTATCGATGTTGGGAATACGAACATTGTGCTCGGCCTCTATCAAGATCGAACGCTTCTTCATCACTGGCGGGTTAGTACGAACCGTTCGGCGACAGTCGATGAGTATGGGATGCTGCTGCACAGCCTATTTCAACACTCGGGCATCTCATTTGCGCAGGTGGAAGGTGTCATCGTCTCTTCCGTTGTTCCTCCGCTTATGAATGTAATGGAAAACCTTTGCTTACACTATTTGAAAAGGACGCCTTTCATCGTTGGTCCTGGCATTAAGACAGGATTGAACGTGCGTGTAGACAATCCCAAAGAGGTCGGTGCTGATCGCATTGTAAATGCTGTCGCGGCGCTTGAACTCTACGGGGCTCCTTGTATCATTGTTGATTTCGGGACGGCCACCACATACGACTACATTGATCCTTCCCAGCAGCTTGTTGGCTGTGCGATTGCACCGGGAATCGGGATCTCTACGGAAGCCTTATATCAGAAGGCGGCGAAGCTGCCGCGCATCGAGCTAGTCAAACCGAAGAGTGTCGTCGGTCGTAATACCGTAGCGGCGATGCAGGCAGGGATTATTTTCGGCTATGTAGGCCAAGTTGATGGGATTGTCGAACGTGTCATTCAAGAGTTTAATGTCAATCCAACAGTTATAGCTACGGGTGGGCTTGCGGAGCTGATTTCCAGTGAATCTCGGACCATTCAAATCGTTAATCCACTGCTTACCCTGCAGGGTCTACAAATGATTTATGAGAAAAATGCTTAA
- the hslO gene encoding Hsp33 family molecular chaperone HslO codes for MSDYLIRGTALEGKVRAFAVETTVLTEELSRRHQTTPTATAALGRTAAAGLLIAAMLKGEEHLIVQVKGDGPIGQIVVDANAKGEVRGYVDNPLVDPPLKENGKLDVAAAVGTDGFLYITKDLGMKEPYKGSVPLVSGELAEDFTYYFAMSEQTPSAVALGVLVNTDHSILASGGFVIQLLPGLTNDEIGDIEEMLARIPSFTNMLGGGLNLEEILQTILPSFQKLDQMDVMFRCKCSRERVETTLISLGKTELQEILEDEGFAEVVCHFCNEAYRFDEDDLKRMIEQ; via the coding sequence ATGAGCGATTATTTAATTCGAGGAACGGCATTGGAGGGAAAAGTTCGTGCTTTTGCCGTGGAAACAACTGTCCTCACAGAAGAACTTAGCCGAAGACACCAAACCACACCAACAGCTACGGCCGCATTAGGAAGAACGGCAGCTGCGGGACTTCTCATTGCAGCCATGCTCAAGGGCGAAGAGCATCTCATTGTTCAAGTTAAAGGCGATGGGCCCATCGGTCAAATCGTGGTCGATGCGAATGCGAAGGGTGAGGTACGCGGTTATGTCGATAATCCGTTAGTCGATCCTCCGCTTAAAGAGAATGGCAAGCTAGATGTTGCAGCTGCGGTGGGAACGGATGGATTTTTGTACATAACGAAAGATTTAGGGATGAAAGAACCATATAAAGGCAGCGTTCCTCTCGTTTCAGGAGAATTGGCTGAAGATTTTACGTATTATTTTGCCATGTCTGAACAAACGCCTTCAGCTGTAGCGCTAGGGGTATTGGTCAATACGGATCACTCCATTCTGGCTTCAGGCGGATTCGTTATTCAATTGCTCCCTGGGTTAACAAATGATGAAATTGGGGACATTGAAGAGATGCTTGCTCGTATTCCATCCTTCACAAATATGCTCGGTGGGGGTTTGAATTTAGAGGAAATTCTTCAAACTATACTTCCCTCTTTCCAAAAGCTTGATCAGATGGATGTCATGTTCCGCTGTAAATGCAGTCGTGAAAGAGTGGAAACAACGCTTATTTCCTTAGGGAAAACAGAGCTGCAAGAAATTCTTGAAGATGAAGGGTTTGCTGAAGTCGTTTGTCATTTCTGCAATGAAGCTTATCGTTTTGACGAAGATGATTTGAAGCGGATGATTGAACAATAG